A portion of the Bombina bombina isolate aBomBom1 chromosome 11, aBomBom1.pri, whole genome shotgun sequence genome contains these proteins:
- the ERI2 gene encoding ERI1 exoribonuclease 2, which yields MATKHLAKQLGFIRRSSKFSVTSKNGCSPKTKQFFQYLIVIDFESTCWKDAKHYGQEIIEFPAVLLNTSNGEIESEFRTYVQPQEHPVLSAFCTELTGIKQQQVDEGVPLKICLSQFSSWIRKIQEEKSIIFPSVMPAHATSEQRMCGFVTWSDWDLGVCLLYECKRKQIRKPEILNSWVDLRLTYKLFYNRKPKGLNGALQDLGIEFAGREHSGLDDSRNTAKLAWRMICDGCVMKITKSLDKVKPKMSSAHPPQELPAQNSNSDKKSGDQVSLTMIRNNKQTSESETSSICGQPSNRLNVQQSPGTKSLVKPSVRETFTPQTIINGLSVTLGNTNKHCFSNQTSLNTLQTGKQIGSFTSTPIESNSSGLGHVLISTTVSSVNDISGLDISYSSDCLSMLADWEDAAVIEDTQEEPIDKSTQPHDQVPLISMSTSETSVENYNGLNGKSVIFKPQITSVNSIVYKSPNTTIYNTNSKQPVSSCSTFKLPVALGNRSVNASVQQSLKSFFPKRKLSSVSFYSPPKKQPFTIHRDQRSVGNCSLPLTSNHSRSTKSSVLKSTTSTNGTIRSLKNSKFTAPLCNCGRRAKRLTVSAVGPNQGKGFYTCSVRKRNDENGKGCEYFKWEHTLIKEKAANSSVLFSTSGMSFNATDTSLVSTGPSASNRSFFGLRPSMRT from the exons ATGGCTACAAAACATCTTGCAAA GCAGCTTGGATTCATTAGGAGAAGCTCTAAATTCTCTGTGACCTCTAAGAACGGCTGCAGCCCCAAAACTA AACAGTTTTTTCAATACTTGATTGTCATTGATTTTGAGTCCACATGTTGGAAAGACGCAAAGCATTATGGTCAAGAAATta TTGAATTTCCTGCGGttttattaaacacatcaaacgGAGAGATTGAGTCTGAATTCCGCACTTATGTTCAGCCTCAGGAACATCCCGTCCTCTCTGCCTTCTGTACAGAACTAACCGGTATAAAACAG CAACAAGTGGATGAAGGGGTTCCCTTAAAGATCTGTTTGTCCCAGTTCTCAAGCTGGATCCGCAAAATCCAAGAAGAGAAGAGCATCATTTTCCCTAGCGTGATGCCAGCCCATGCAACCTCAGAACAGCGGATGTGTGGTTTTGTAACTTGGTCAG ACTGGGATTTGGGCGTCTGCTTGTTGTACGAATGCAAAAGAAAACAGATTAGAAAACCTGAAATCTTAAACTCCTGGGTGGATCTCAGGTTGACGTACAAG CTTTTTTACAATCGCAAACCAAAAGGATTAAATGGCGCATTACAGGATTTAGGAATTGAATTTGCTGGAAGGGAACATTCTG GTTTGGATGATTCCCGTAACACTGCAAAGCTCGCCTGGAGAATGATTTGTGATGGGTGTGTCATGAAAATAACCAAATCCTTAGACAAG GTAAAACCCAAGATGTCCTCTGCACACCCCCCTCAAGAATTACCAGCGCAAAACTCCAATTCAGATAAAAAAAGTGGTGACCAGGTTTCGTTAACCATGATAAGGAACAACAAGCAAACTTCAGAAAGTGAGACCTCTTCTATTTGCGGACAACCCTCTAACAGACTGAATGTCCAACAATCTCCAGGTACTAAATCCTTAGTCAAACCCAGTGTCCGAGAGACATTCACACCTCAGACCATAATAAATGGACTCTCTGTGACCCTTGGCAATACAAATAAACACTGTTTTTCCAACCAAACGTCCCTCAATACTTTGCAAACTGGGAAACAAATAGGATCCTTTACATCTACACCTATTGAAAGCAACTCTTCTGGTTTGGGGCATGTACTAATTTCCACCACAGTTTCATCTGTGAATGACATTTCTGGATTGGATATCAGCTATAGTTCTGACTGCTTGTCTATGTTAGCTGATTGGGAAGATGCCGCAGTTATAGAAGATACTCAAGAAGAACCCATTGACAAATCTACCCAGCCACATGATCAAGTGCCGTTAATTTCAATGTCAACATCAGAAACAAGTGTAGAAAATTATAATGGTTTAAATGGTAAAAGTGTTATCTTTAAACCACAGATTACCAGTGTCAATTCGATTGTTTACAAAAGCCCAAATACGACCATCTATAACACAAACTCAAAACAACCTGTCTCTAGTTGCTCAACTTTTAAGTTGCCTGTTGCATTGGGAAACAGATCCGTTAACGCCAGTGTTCAACAATCTCTAAAATCTTTCTTTCCAAAGAGAAAGCTTTCAAGTGTGAGCTTTTACTCCCCAccaaaaaaacaaccttttacCATACACAGAGATCAAAGGTCAGTAGGTAACTGTTCCTTACCTTTGACCTCAAATCATTCTCGCAGTACAAAGTCTTCAGTTTTAAAGTCTACGACCAGCACAAATGGCACAATCAGGTCATTGAAAAATAGCAAATTCACAGCACCTTTGTGTAACTGTGGTCGAAGAGCTAAGAGACTTACTGTTTCAGCTGTTGGCCCTAACCAGGGCAAAGGGTTTTATACCTGTTCTGTAAGGAAACGTAATGATGAAAACGGAAAAGGTTGTGAATATTTTAAATGGGAGCATACGCTCATTAAGGAGAAGGCAGCAAATTCCTCGGTCTTGTTTTCCACCAGTGGAATGTCTTTTAATGCAACAGACACAAGTCTAGTTTCTACGGGACCCTCTGCTTCAAACAGAAGCTTTTTTGGTTTACGTCCATCTATGAGAACATAG